Proteins encoded together in one Passer domesticus isolate bPasDom1 chromosome 6, bPasDom1.hap1, whole genome shotgun sequence window:
- the LRP4 gene encoding low-density lipoprotein receptor-related protein 4 isoform X4 yields MLPTCSPLDFHCDNGKCIRRSWVCDGDNDCEDDSDEQDCPPRECEEDEFSCQNGYCIRSLWHCDGDNDCGDNSDEQCDMRKCSEKEFRCSDGSCIAEHWFCDGDTDCKDGSDEENCPSDVPAATCSLEEFQCAYGRCILDIYHCDGDDDCGDWSDESDCSSHQPCRSGEFMCNSGLCINAGWRCDGDFDCDDQSDERNCTTSMCTADQFRCKSGRCVRLSWRCDGEDDCSDNSDEENCENTGTPQCAPDQFLCGNGRCIGQRKLCNGANDCGDGSDESPHQNCRPRTGEENCNVNNGGCAQKCQMVRGMVQCTCHTGYRLLEDGRSCQDVNECAEEGYCSQGCTNSEGGFQCWCEQGYELRPDKRSCKALGPEPVLLFANRIDIRQVLPHRSEYTLLLNNLENAIALDFHHSKELVFWSDVTLDRIMRANLNGSNVEEVVSTGLESPGGLAIDWIHDKLYWTDSGTSRIEVANLDGTHRKVLLWQNLEKPRAIALHPMEGTIYWTDWGNTPRIEYSNMDGSNRRIIADTHLFWPNGLTIDYAGHRMYWVDAKHHVIERADLDGRNRKAVISQGLPHPFAITVFEDSLYWTDWHTKSINSANKFTGKNQEIIRNKLHFPMDIHTLHPQRQPAAGRNRCGDNNGGCTHLCLPSSKDYTCACPTGFRKTSSHACAQSLDKFLLFARRMDIRRISFDTDDLSDDVIPLADVRSAVALDWDSKDDYVYWTDVSTDSISRAKWDGSNQEVVVDTSLESPAGLAIDWVTNKLYWTDAGTDRIEVSNTDGTMRTVLIWENLDRPRDIVVDPVAGFMYWTDWGANPKIERAGMDASNRLVVISSNLTWPNGLAIDYESQRLYWADAGMKTIEYASLDGSHRKVLIGNNLPHPFGLTLYGERIYWTDWQAKSIQSADRRTGQSRETLQDNLENLMDIHVFHRHRPPVHTACKVNNGGCTHLCLLAPLPKGYSCTCPTGINLQSDGKTCSPGMTSFLIFARRTDIRMVSLDIPYFADVVVSVNVTMKNTIAIGVDPHEGKVYWSDSTLRKISRAALDGSQFEDIITTGLLTTDGLAVDAIGRKIYWTDTGTNRIEVGNLDGSMRKVLVWQNLDSPRAIALYHEMGYMYWTDWGENAKLERSGMDGSARVVLISNNLGWPNGLAVDKAGSQLLWADAHTERIEAADLNGANRRTLLSPVQHPYGLTLLDSYIYWTDWQTRSIHRADKDTGANVILVRANLPGLMDIQAVDRARPLGFNKCGVRNGGCSHLCLPHPTGFSCACPTGIQLKRDEQTCDSSPETYLLFSSRASIRRISLDTSDHTDVHIPVPELNNVISLDYDSVDGKIYYTDVFLDVIRRADLNGSNMETVIGQGLKTTDGLAVDWVARNLYWTDTGRNTIEVARLDGSSRKVLINNSLDEPRAIAVFPKKGYLFWTDWGHIAKIERANLDGSERKILINTDLGWPNGLTLDYDTRRIYWVDAHLDRIESCDLSGKLRQVLVSQVSHPFALTQQDRWIYWTDWQTKSIQRVDKYSGRNKETVLANVEGLMDIIVVSPQRQTGSNACGVNNGGCTHLCFARASDFVCACPDEPDGRPCSTIPGVVPPGPEPTSVSERSPTPPGRLGTSTTKPLTSLETVEGNCSDKDARQGLCTRANEAVLATMGEGLHVSYIIGGLLSILFILLLIAALIIYRHNKSKFTEPGLGNLTYSNPSYRTSTQEVKIESIPKPTMYNQLCYKKETGPDHSYTKEKIKIVEGICLLSSDDSEWDDLKQIRSSRGGILRDHVCMKTDTVSIQASSGSLDDTETEQLLQEEQSECSSVNTAAATPERRGSLPDTGWKHQRKPSTESEV; encoded by the exons TGCTGCCCACGTGCTCCCCCTTGGACTTCCACTGTGACAATGGGAAATGTATCCGCCGGTCGTGGGTCTGCGATGGAGACAATGACTGTGAGGATGACTCTGATGAGCAGGACTGCC CTCCAAGGGAGTGTGAGGAAGATGAGTTCTCATGTCAGAATGGATACTGCATTCGCAGCCTGTGGCACTGTGATGGTGACAATGACTGTGGGGACAACAGTGATGAGCAGTGTG ATATGAGAAAGTGCTCAGAGAAGGAGTTCCGTTGCAGTGACGGCAGCTGCATAGCTGAGCACTGGTTCTGTGATGGGGACACAGACTGCAAGGATGGCTCAGATGAAGAGAATTGCC CATCAGATGTTCCAGCTGCCACCTGCAGCTTGGAGGAGTTCCAATGTGCATATGGACGCTGCATCTTGGACATCTACCACTGTGATGGTGATGATGACTGTGGGGACTGGTCTGATGAATCTGACTGCT CATCTCACCAGCCTTGTCGCTCTGGAGAGTTCATGTGCAACAGTGGCTTGTGCATTAATGCTGGCTGGAGGTGTGATGGCGACTTCGATTGTGATGACCAGTCAGATGAGAGGAactgca CTACATCTATGTGCACAGCAGACCAGTTCCGCTGCAAGTCAGGACGCTGTGTCCGTCTGTCCTGGCGTTGTGATGGGGAAGATGACTGCTCTGACAACAGTGATGAGGAGAACTGTGAGAACACAG GCACCCCTCAGTGTGCCCCAGACCAGTTCCTGTGTGGGAACGGGCGTTGTATTGGCCAGAGGAAGCTGTGCAATGGAGCAAATGATTGTGGAGATGGCAGTGATGAGAGCCCACATCAAAACTGCC GTCCACGAACAGGGGAGGAGAATTGCAATGTCAACAATGGTGGCTGTGCTCAGAAGTGCCAGATGGTACGAGGGATGGTGCAGTGCACTTGCCACACAGGTTACAGGCTTCTGGAAGATGGCCGATCATGCCAAG ATGTGAATGAATGTGCTGAGGAAGGCTACTGCAGCCAAGGCTGTACCAACAGTGAAGGAGGCTTCCAGTGCTGGTGTGAGCAAGGCTACGAGCTGCGACCTGACAAACGTAGCTGCAAAGCTCTAG GGCCAGAGcctgtgctgctctttgccaATCGAATTGATATCCGACAAGTGCTGCCTCATCGCTCTGAGTATACGCTGCTCCTGAACAACCTGGAGAATGCCATTGCCCTTGATTTCCACCACAGCAAGGAGCTGGTGTTCTGGTCTGATGTCACGCTTGATCGCATCATGAGGGCCAATCTGAATGGCAGCAATGTGGAAGAGGTGGTTTCCACAGGGCTGGAGAGCCCAG GTGGGCTTGCTATTGATTGGATCCATGACAAATTATACTGGACAGACTCTGGAACATCTCGAATTGAGGTAGCAAACTTGGATGGCACTCACAGGAAAGTGCTTTTGTGGCAGAACCTGGAGAAGCCCCGAGCAATTGCCCTACATCCTATGGAGGG TACTATCTACTGGACTGACTGGGGCAACACTCCCCGCATTGAGTATTCCAACATGGATGGCTCTAATCGGCGCATCATTGCGGATACACACCTCTTCTGGCCCAATGGACTGACCATTGACTATGCAGGACATCGAATGTACTGGGTGGATGCCAAACATCACGTCATTGAGAGGGCTGACCTTGATGGACGCAATAGGAAGGCTGTTATTAGCCAAG GGCTCCCACACCCATTTGCTATCACTGTGTTTGAGGACAGTCTGTACTGGACAGACTGGCACACCAAGAGCATCAACAGTGCCAACAAATTCACAGGCAAGAACCAGGAGATCATCCGCAACAAACTCCACTTCCCTATGGACATCCACACGCTGCATCCTCAGCGTCAGCCAGCAG CAGGGAGAAACCGTTGTGGGGACAACAATGGAGGCTGCACTCACCTCTGCCTGCCGAGCAGCAAGGATTACACCTGTGCCTGCCCCACGGGCTTCCGCAAGACCAGCAGCCATGCCTGTGCCCAGA GTCTTGACAAGTTCCTGCTTTTTGCCCGAAGGATGGACATCCGTCGGATCAGCTTTGACACAGATGACCTGTCAGATGATGTCATCCCCCTTGCTGATGTTCGCAGTGCTGTGGCTCTAGACTGGGACTCAAAGGATGACTATGTCTACTGGACAGACGTTAGCACTGACTCAATCAGCCGAGCAAAATGGGATGGATCAAACCAGGAG gtTGTGGTGGACACCAGCCTGGAAAGTCCAGCTGGACTTGCAATTGACTGGGTCACCAACAAACTGTACTGGACTGATGCAG GAACAGATCGGATAGAGGTGTCCAATACGGATGGGACCATGAGAACTGTTCTAATATGGGAGAACCTAGACAGACCTAGAGATATTGTGGTGGACCCTGTTGCAGG GTTCATGTACTGGACCGACTGGGGAGCTAACCCAAAAATTGAGCGTGCTGGGATGGATGCCTCAAACCGCTTGGTGGTCATTTCCTCCAACCTGACATGGCCCAATGGCTTGGCCATTGACTACGAGTCACAGCGCTTGTACTGGGCAGACGCAGGCATGAAGACCATCGAGTATGCCAGTCTGGATGGAAGCCACAGGAAG GTGCTGATTGGGAACAATCTGCCTCACCCCTTTGGACTTACTCTTTATGGCGAGAGAATCTACTGGACAGACTGGCAGGCCAAAAGCATCCAGAGCGCAGATAGGAGAACTGGGCAGTCTCGGGAAACACTGCAGGACAATCTGGAGAATCTTATGGATATTCATGTTTTCCACCGGCACAGGCCACCAG TACATACAGCATGCAAAGTTAACAATGGAGGCTGCACTCACCTGTGCCTTTTGGCACCTCTTCCAAAAGGCTACAGCTGTACTTGCCCTACAGGGATCAATCTGCAATCTGATGGCAAGACCTGCTCCCCTG GAATGACCAGCTTTCTGATCTTTGCTAGAAGGACTGACATCCGGATGGTCTCTCTGGATATCCCCTACTTTGCAGATGTTGTTGTCTCAGTCAATGTCACCATGAAGAACACCATTGCAATTGGAGTGGATCCTCATGAAG GAAAGGTTTACTGGTCAGACAGCACATTGCGGAAAATCAGTCGCGCTGCCCTTGATGGCTCACAGTTTGAGGACATCATCACTACAG GTCTGTTGACTACAGATGGGCTGGCTGTGGATGCTATCGGCAGGAAGATATATTGGACAGATACAGGAACAAACCGGATTGAAGTGGGCAACCTTGATGGCTCCATGAGGAAAGTCTTGGTCTGGCAGAACCTGGATAGCCCTCGGGCAATAGCTTTATACCATGAAATGGG GTATATGTACTGGACAGACTGGGGTGAGAATGCCAAGCTGGAACGCTCTGGGATGGATGGCTCTGCGCGTGTGGTGCTGATCAGCAACAACTTGGGCTGGCCTAATGGACTGGCAGTGGATAAGGCTGggtcccagctgctctgggctgatGCACACACAGAG CGGATCGAGGCTGCGGATCTCAATGGCGCGAACCGCCGCACCCTGCTGTCTCCAGTGCAACATCCCTATGGCCTCACTTTGCTGGACTCTTACATCTACTGGACTGACTGGCAAACTCGCAGCATTCACAGGGCTGACAAGGACACTGGTGCTAATGTCATCTTGGTGAGGGCAAACCTGCCTGGCCTCATGGATATTCAAGCTGTTGACAGGGCACGGCCCCTGG GCTTCAATAAATGTGGAGTTCGTAATGGTGGCTGCTCCCACCTTTGTTTACCTCACCCCACTGGTTTCTCCTGTGCCTGCCCCACTGGCATCCAGCTGAAGAGAGATGAGCAGACATGTGACTCTTCTCCAGAGACCTACCTACTTTTCTCTAGCCGTGCTTCCATCCGTCGTATCTCGCTGGACACCAGTGACCACACAGATGTGCACATACCTGTCCCTGAGCTGAACAATGTCATTTCTCTGGACTATGATAGTGTGGATGGCAAGATTTACTACACAGATGTATTTCTTGATGTTATCAG GCGGGCTGATCTGAATGGCAGCAACATGGAAACTGTTATTGGTCAGGGTTTGAAGACTACAGATGGCCTGGCAGTGGACTGGGTTGCCAGGAACCTCTACTGGACAGACACAGGGCGCAATACCATTGAAGTGGCTAGACTGGATGGAAGCTCCAGGAAAGTGCTGATCAATAACAGCCTGGATGAACCTCGAGCCATTGCTGTCTTTCCCAAGAAGGG GTATCTCTTCTGGACAGATTGGGGTCACATTGCTAAAATTGAACGGGCAAATTTGGATGGCTCTGAACGTAAAATCCTGATTAACACTGACCTAGGATGGCCCAATGGATTGACTTTGGATTATGATACCAGGAG GATATACTGGGTGGATGCTCACCTTGATCGGATAGAGAGTTGTGACCTCAGTGGGAAGCTACGACAAGTGTTGGTCAGCCAGGTGTCACATCCCTTTGCACTGACACAG caggacagatggATATACTGGACTGACTGGCAAACTAAATCTATCCAGAGAGTGGACAAATACTCTGGGCGGAACAAAGAGACAGTCCTAGCCAATGTTGAGGGATTGATGGATATCATTGTGGTTTCTCCTCAGAGACAGACAG GTAGTAATGCTTGTGGAGTGAACAATGGAGGCTGCACTCACCTCTGCTTTGCCAGGGCTTCTGACTTTGTCTGCGCGTGTCCAGATGAGCCAGATGGGCGGCCCTGTTCTACGA TTCCTGGTGTGGTGCCCCCTGGACCGGAACCAACCAGTGTAAGTGAGAGAAGTCCAACACCACCTGGCAGGCTAGGTACTTCAACAACCAAACCTCTCACATCTCTGGAAACAGTGGAAGGAAA CTGCTCTGACAAAGATGCCAGGCAAGGCTTGTGTACTCGTGCCAATGAGGCAGTGTTAGCCACCATGG GAGAAGGACTGCATGTCAGCTACATTATTGGAGGTCTTCTCAGCATCttgtttattttgctgcttATTGCTGCTTTAATTATATATAG ACATAATAAGTCCAAGTTTACGGAGCCTGGCTTGGGGAACCTAACCTACAGTAATCCTTCATATCGGACATCTACCCAAGAGGTGAAGATTGAATCCATTCCCAAACCAACCATGTACAACCAGCTGTGCTACAAGAAAGAG ACCGGTCCTGACCACAGCTACACTAAGGA
- the LRP4 gene encoding low-density lipoprotein receptor-related protein 4 isoform X3, which produces MRRRGGGCLLPAPPQLLLVLLGALLRSRGVTSSTECSCGRNHFTCAVSAFGECTCIPAQWQCDGDNDCGDHSDEDGCMLPTCSPLDFHCDNGKCIRRSWVCDGDNDCEDDSDEQDCPPRECEEDEFSCQNGYCIRSLWHCDGDNDCGDNSDEQCDMRKCSEKEFRCSDGSCIAEHWFCDGDTDCKDGSDEENCPSDVPAATCSLEEFQCAYGRCILDIYHCDGDDDCGDWSDESDCSSHQPCRSGEFMCNSGLCINAGWRCDGDFDCDDQSDERNCTTSMCTADQFRCKSGRCVRLSWRCDGEDDCSDNSDEENCENTGTPQCAPDQFLCGNGRCIGQRKLCNGANDCGDGSDESPHQNCRPRTGEENCNVNNGGCAQKCQMVRGMVQCTCHTGYRLLEDGRSCQDVNECAEEGYCSQGCTNSEGGFQCWCEQGYELRPDKRSCKALGPEPVLLFANRIDIRQVLPHRSEYTLLLNNLENAIALDFHHSKELVFWSDVTLDRIMRANLNGSNVEEVVSTGLESPGGLAIDWIHDKLYWTDSGTSRIEVANLDGTHRKVLLWQNLEKPRAIALHPMEGTIYWTDWGNTPRIEYSNMDGSNRRIIADTHLFWPNGLTIDYAGHRMYWVDAKHHVIERADLDGRNRKAVISQGLPHPFAITVFEDSLYWTDWHTKSINSANKFTGKNQEIIRNKLHFPMDIHTLHPQRQPAAGRNRCGDNNGGCTHLCLPSSKDYTCACPTGFRKTSSHACAQSLDKFLLFARRMDIRRISFDTDDLSDDVIPLADVRSAVALDWDSKDDYVYWTDVSTDSISRAKWDGSNQEVVVDTSLESPAGLAIDWVTNKLYWTDAGTDRIEVSNTDGTMRTVLIWENLDRPRDIVVDPVAGFMYWTDWGANPKIERAGMDASNRLVVISSNLTWPNGLAIDYESQRLYWADAGMKTIEYASLDGSHRKVLIGNNLPHPFGLTLYGERIYWTDWQAKSIQSADRRTGQSRETLQDNLENLMDIHVFHRHRPPVHTACKVNNGGCTHLCLLAPLPKGYSCTCPTGINLQSDGKTCSPGMTSFLIFARRTDIRMVSLDIPYFADVVVSVNVTMKNTIAIGVDPHEGKVYWSDSTLRKISRAALDGSQFEDIITTGLLTTDGLAVDAIGRKIYWTDTGTNRIEVGNLDGSMRKVLVWQNLDSPRAIALYHEMGYMYWTDWGENAKLERSGMDGSARVVLISNNLGWPNGLAVDKAGSQLLWADAHTERIEAADLNGANRRTLLSPVQHPYGLTLLDSYIYWTDWQTRSIHRADKDTGANVILVRANLPGLMDIQAVDRARPLGFNKCGVRNGGCSHLCLPHPTGFSCACPTGIQLKRDEQTCDSSPETYLLFSSRASIRRISLDTSDHTDVHIPVPELNNVISLDYDSVDGKIYYTDVFLDVIRRADLNGSNMETVIGQGLKTTDGLAVDWVARNLYWTDTGRNTIEVARLDGSSRKVLINNSLDEPRAIAVFPKKGYLFWTDWGHIAKIERANLDGSERKILINTDLGWPNGLTLDYDTRRIYWVDAHLDRIESCDLSGKLRQVLVSQVSHPFALTQQDRWIYWTDWQTKSIQRVDKYSGRNKETVLANVEGLMDIIVVSPQRQTGSNACGVNNGGCTHLCFARASDFVCACPDEPDGRPCSTIPGVVPPGPEPTSVSERSPTPPGRLGTSTTKPLTSLETVEGNCSDKDARQGLCTRANEAVLATMGEGLHVSYIIGGLLSILFILLLIAALIIYRHNKSKFTEPGLGNLTYSNPSYRTSTQEVKIESIPKPTMYNQLCYKKETGPDHSYTKEKIKIVEGICLLSSDDSEWDDLKQIRSSRGGILRDHVCMKTDTVSIQASSGSLDDTETEQLLQEEQSECSSVNTAAATPERRGSLPDTGWKHQRKPSTESEV; this is translated from the exons TGCTGCCCACGTGCTCCCCCTTGGACTTCCACTGTGACAATGGGAAATGTATCCGCCGGTCGTGGGTCTGCGATGGAGACAATGACTGTGAGGATGACTCTGATGAGCAGGACTGCC CTCCAAGGGAGTGTGAGGAAGATGAGTTCTCATGTCAGAATGGATACTGCATTCGCAGCCTGTGGCACTGTGATGGTGACAATGACTGTGGGGACAACAGTGATGAGCAGTGTG ATATGAGAAAGTGCTCAGAGAAGGAGTTCCGTTGCAGTGACGGCAGCTGCATAGCTGAGCACTGGTTCTGTGATGGGGACACAGACTGCAAGGATGGCTCAGATGAAGAGAATTGCC CATCAGATGTTCCAGCTGCCACCTGCAGCTTGGAGGAGTTCCAATGTGCATATGGACGCTGCATCTTGGACATCTACCACTGTGATGGTGATGATGACTGTGGGGACTGGTCTGATGAATCTGACTGCT CATCTCACCAGCCTTGTCGCTCTGGAGAGTTCATGTGCAACAGTGGCTTGTGCATTAATGCTGGCTGGAGGTGTGATGGCGACTTCGATTGTGATGACCAGTCAGATGAGAGGAactgca CTACATCTATGTGCACAGCAGACCAGTTCCGCTGCAAGTCAGGACGCTGTGTCCGTCTGTCCTGGCGTTGTGATGGGGAAGATGACTGCTCTGACAACAGTGATGAGGAGAACTGTGAGAACACAG GCACCCCTCAGTGTGCCCCAGACCAGTTCCTGTGTGGGAACGGGCGTTGTATTGGCCAGAGGAAGCTGTGCAATGGAGCAAATGATTGTGGAGATGGCAGTGATGAGAGCCCACATCAAAACTGCC GTCCACGAACAGGGGAGGAGAATTGCAATGTCAACAATGGTGGCTGTGCTCAGAAGTGCCAGATGGTACGAGGGATGGTGCAGTGCACTTGCCACACAGGTTACAGGCTTCTGGAAGATGGCCGATCATGCCAAG ATGTGAATGAATGTGCTGAGGAAGGCTACTGCAGCCAAGGCTGTACCAACAGTGAAGGAGGCTTCCAGTGCTGGTGTGAGCAAGGCTACGAGCTGCGACCTGACAAACGTAGCTGCAAAGCTCTAG GGCCAGAGcctgtgctgctctttgccaATCGAATTGATATCCGACAAGTGCTGCCTCATCGCTCTGAGTATACGCTGCTCCTGAACAACCTGGAGAATGCCATTGCCCTTGATTTCCACCACAGCAAGGAGCTGGTGTTCTGGTCTGATGTCACGCTTGATCGCATCATGAGGGCCAATCTGAATGGCAGCAATGTGGAAGAGGTGGTTTCCACAGGGCTGGAGAGCCCAG GTGGGCTTGCTATTGATTGGATCCATGACAAATTATACTGGACAGACTCTGGAACATCTCGAATTGAGGTAGCAAACTTGGATGGCACTCACAGGAAAGTGCTTTTGTGGCAGAACCTGGAGAAGCCCCGAGCAATTGCCCTACATCCTATGGAGGG TACTATCTACTGGACTGACTGGGGCAACACTCCCCGCATTGAGTATTCCAACATGGATGGCTCTAATCGGCGCATCATTGCGGATACACACCTCTTCTGGCCCAATGGACTGACCATTGACTATGCAGGACATCGAATGTACTGGGTGGATGCCAAACATCACGTCATTGAGAGGGCTGACCTTGATGGACGCAATAGGAAGGCTGTTATTAGCCAAG GGCTCCCACACCCATTTGCTATCACTGTGTTTGAGGACAGTCTGTACTGGACAGACTGGCACACCAAGAGCATCAACAGTGCCAACAAATTCACAGGCAAGAACCAGGAGATCATCCGCAACAAACTCCACTTCCCTATGGACATCCACACGCTGCATCCTCAGCGTCAGCCAGCAG CAGGGAGAAACCGTTGTGGGGACAACAATGGAGGCTGCACTCACCTCTGCCTGCCGAGCAGCAAGGATTACACCTGTGCCTGCCCCACGGGCTTCCGCAAGACCAGCAGCCATGCCTGTGCCCAGA GTCTTGACAAGTTCCTGCTTTTTGCCCGAAGGATGGACATCCGTCGGATCAGCTTTGACACAGATGACCTGTCAGATGATGTCATCCCCCTTGCTGATGTTCGCAGTGCTGTGGCTCTAGACTGGGACTCAAAGGATGACTATGTCTACTGGACAGACGTTAGCACTGACTCAATCAGCCGAGCAAAATGGGATGGATCAAACCAGGAG gtTGTGGTGGACACCAGCCTGGAAAGTCCAGCTGGACTTGCAATTGACTGGGTCACCAACAAACTGTACTGGACTGATGCAG GAACAGATCGGATAGAGGTGTCCAATACGGATGGGACCATGAGAACTGTTCTAATATGGGAGAACCTAGACAGACCTAGAGATATTGTGGTGGACCCTGTTGCAGG GTTCATGTACTGGACCGACTGGGGAGCTAACCCAAAAATTGAGCGTGCTGGGATGGATGCCTCAAACCGCTTGGTGGTCATTTCCTCCAACCTGACATGGCCCAATGGCTTGGCCATTGACTACGAGTCACAGCGCTTGTACTGGGCAGACGCAGGCATGAAGACCATCGAGTATGCCAGTCTGGATGGAAGCCACAGGAAG GTGCTGATTGGGAACAATCTGCCTCACCCCTTTGGACTTACTCTTTATGGCGAGAGAATCTACTGGACAGACTGGCAGGCCAAAAGCATCCAGAGCGCAGATAGGAGAACTGGGCAGTCTCGGGAAACACTGCAGGACAATCTGGAGAATCTTATGGATATTCATGTTTTCCACCGGCACAGGCCACCAG TACATACAGCATGCAAAGTTAACAATGGAGGCTGCACTCACCTGTGCCTTTTGGCACCTCTTCCAAAAGGCTACAGCTGTACTTGCCCTACAGGGATCAATCTGCAATCTGATGGCAAGACCTGCTCCCCTG GAATGACCAGCTTTCTGATCTTTGCTAGAAGGACTGACATCCGGATGGTCTCTCTGGATATCCCCTACTTTGCAGATGTTGTTGTCTCAGTCAATGTCACCATGAAGAACACCATTGCAATTGGAGTGGATCCTCATGAAG GAAAGGTTTACTGGTCAGACAGCACATTGCGGAAAATCAGTCGCGCTGCCCTTGATGGCTCACAGTTTGAGGACATCATCACTACAG GTCTGTTGACTACAGATGGGCTGGCTGTGGATGCTATCGGCAGGAAGATATATTGGACAGATACAGGAACAAACCGGATTGAAGTGGGCAACCTTGATGGCTCCATGAGGAAAGTCTTGGTCTGGCAGAACCTGGATAGCCCTCGGGCAATAGCTTTATACCATGAAATGGG GTATATGTACTGGACAGACTGGGGTGAGAATGCCAAGCTGGAACGCTCTGGGATGGATGGCTCTGCGCGTGTGGTGCTGATCAGCAACAACTTGGGCTGGCCTAATGGACTGGCAGTGGATAAGGCTGggtcccagctgctctgggctgatGCACACACAGAG CGGATCGAGGCTGCGGATCTCAATGGCGCGAACCGCCGCACCCTGCTGTCTCCAGTGCAACATCCCTATGGCCTCACTTTGCTGGACTCTTACATCTACTGGACTGACTGGCAAACTCGCAGCATTCACAGGGCTGACAAGGACACTGGTGCTAATGTCATCTTGGTGAGGGCAAACCTGCCTGGCCTCATGGATATTCAAGCTGTTGACAGGGCACGGCCCCTGG GCTTCAATAAATGTGGAGTTCGTAATGGTGGCTGCTCCCACCTTTGTTTACCTCACCCCACTGGTTTCTCCTGTGCCTGCCCCACTGGCATCCAGCTGAAGAGAGATGAGCAGACATGTGACTCTTCTCCAGAGACCTACCTACTTTTCTCTAGCCGTGCTTCCATCCGTCGTATCTCGCTGGACACCAGTGACCACACAGATGTGCACATACCTGTCCCTGAGCTGAACAATGTCATTTCTCTGGACTATGATAGTGTGGATGGCAAGATTTACTACACAGATGTATTTCTTGATGTTATCAG GCGGGCTGATCTGAATGGCAGCAACATGGAAACTGTTATTGGTCAGGGTTTGAAGACTACAGATGGCCTGGCAGTGGACTGGGTTGCCAGGAACCTCTACTGGACAGACACAGGGCGCAATACCATTGAAGTGGCTAGACTGGATGGAAGCTCCAGGAAAGTGCTGATCAATAACAGCCTGGATGAACCTCGAGCCATTGCTGTCTTTCCCAAGAAGGG GTATCTCTTCTGGACAGATTGGGGTCACATTGCTAAAATTGAACGGGCAAATTTGGATGGCTCTGAACGTAAAATCCTGATTAACACTGACCTAGGATGGCCCAATGGATTGACTTTGGATTATGATACCAGGAG GATATACTGGGTGGATGCTCACCTTGATCGGATAGAGAGTTGTGACCTCAGTGGGAAGCTACGACAAGTGTTGGTCAGCCAGGTGTCACATCCCTTTGCACTGACACAG caggacagatggATATACTGGACTGACTGGCAAACTAAATCTATCCAGAGAGTGGACAAATACTCTGGGCGGAACAAAGAGACAGTCCTAGCCAATGTTGAGGGATTGATGGATATCATTGTGGTTTCTCCTCAGAGACAGACAG GTAGTAATGCTTGTGGAGTGAACAATGGAGGCTGCACTCACCTCTGCTTTGCCAGGGCTTCTGACTTTGTCTGCGCGTGTCCAGATGAGCCAGATGGGCGGCCCTGTTCTACGA TTCCTGGTGTGGTGCCCCCTGGACCGGAACCAACCAGTGTAAGTGAGAGAAGTCCAACACCACCTGGCAGGCTAGGTACTTCAACAACCAAACCTCTCACATCTCTGGAAACAGTGGAAGGAAA CTGCTCTGACAAAGATGCCAGGCAAGGCTTGTGTACTCGTGCCAATGAGGCAGTGTTAGCCACCATGG GAGAAGGACTGCATGTCAGCTACATTATTGGAGGTCTTCTCAGCATCttgtttattttgctgcttATTGCTGCTTTAATTATATATAG ACATAATAAGTCCAAGTTTACGGAGCCTGGCTTGGGGAACCTAACCTACAGTAATCCTTCATATCGGACATCTACCCAAGAGGTGAAGATTGAATCCATTCCCAAACCAACCATGTACAACCAGCTGTGCTACAAGAAAGAG ACCGGTCCTGACCACAGCTACACTAAGGA